The following coding sequences lie in one Takifugu flavidus isolate HTHZ2018 chromosome 4, ASM371156v2, whole genome shotgun sequence genomic window:
- the si:ch211-222l21.1 gene encoding prothymosin alpha, whose translation MADTAVDTTAAAEVTAKELKEKKEVEVEKEETDKGEAPANGTNGAEHSDKVEEPAEEKHENGDGTAEEEPPAEETDAQPVKRAAEEEEEKAETKKQKTEENGDSKEAEV comes from the exons ATGGCCGACACAGCTGTTGACACGACCGCTGCCGCAGAGGTTACAGCCAAG gagctgaaagagaagaaagaagtagaagtggagaaagaggagaccGACAAGGGGGAAGCACCTGCTAATGGCACC AACGGTGCTGAGCACAGCGATAAAGTGGAAgaaccagcagaggagaaacacGAAAATGGAGACG GaactgcagaggaggagccccctgctgaggagactgatGCACAGCCTGTGAAGCGtgcagctgaagaggaggag GAGAAAGCAGAGACAAAAAAGCAGAAGACGGAGGAAAATGGAGATTCGAAAGAGGCAGAAGTGTAG
- the slc45a1 gene encoding proton-associated sugar transporter A isoform X2 — translation MSSPGMGTPSDPLLSSPGRRTSSAQEGLWRSSLPKTASFPTSTTRHISHRANNFQRQPKRQKLIRPSPPPPPNTPCPLDQLDFSELPPRRTFQELLFNGCILFGIEFSYAMETAYVTPVLLQMGLPDQFYSLVWFISPILGFLVQPLIGAWSDRCTSRFGRRRPFIFVLALGALLGLSLVLNGRDIGGVLADTASNHKWGIVLTVCGVVLMDFSADSADNPSHAYMMDVCSPEDQDRGLNIHALLAGLGGGFGYVVGGINWDQTHFGKSMGGQLRVIYVFTSITLVITTTMTLMSIPERPLPKSQSNKNCSKNLLKSPSLPLPPSPPVAQGSAAGPDAADEDYNYSFSAKSQGCNSDLLAHSCSANARLCAGLTSPISPLSPLTPKYGSFISRDSSLTGINEFASSLGTSYIDSVLINCYIGGQTPQALASQANTVPLPPADSLFLDESTGGSSSHHFEQTQGEVACRPAGESQDVEAPQPQQSDTQSHGAPRATAGAQPGTGSHQGSSAGILKRPQSLALMEEPVSAQVVGLENGRRRTVTFSQQVANILLNGVRYESDLSENVETVESQMSMKLLCIAIYKMPPSLRSLCTNHFLGWLSFEGMLLFYTDFMGEVVYEGDPKAPHDSEAYQRYNAGVSMGCWGMCIYAFSAAFYSAILEKLEERFSLRTLYFFAYLAFGLGTGLTTLSTNIYVVLSLCVTYGVLFSSLCTLPYSLLCEYYQSPQFCGSSEEGTRRGMGVDISLLSCQYFLAQILVSVAMGPLTSLVGGAQGVMYFSSLMSFVGCLYSSLCVVYQLPPAEGRDVETGV, via the exons ATGTCATCTCCAGGAATGGGCACCCCCAGTGACCCCCTTTTGTCTAGTCCTGGAAGGAGGACATCCTCAGCACAGGAGGGTCTGTGGAGGAGCTCGCTCCCCAAAACTGCCAGCTTTCCGACTTCCACCACCCGGCACATCAGTCACCGTGCCAACAACTTCCAAAGGCAGCCTAAGCGTCAGAAGTTGATACGACCTTCGCCGCCgccaccccccaacacaccaTGCCCCCTGGACCAGCTCGACTTCAGTGAGCTCCCCCCGAGGCGGACTTTTCAAGAGCTGCTCTTCAATGGCTGCATCTTGTTTGGTATTGAATTCAGCTatgccatggaaacagcatATGTGACCCCCGTGCTTCTACAGATGGGTCTGCCCGACCAGTTCTACAGCTTGGTCTGGTTCATCAGTCCCATCCTGG GATTCCTGGTTCAGCCGCTCATCGGAGCATGGAGTGATCGCTGCACATCCCGGTTCGGACGAAGGCGACCTTTTATTTTCGTTTTGGCTTTAG GGGCTTTGCTCGGTCTGTCTTTGGTGCTGAATGGACGAGACATCGGGGGTGTTCTGGCTGACACGGCATCAAATCACAAGTGGGGGATTGTCCTGACTGTGTGCGGGGTGGTTCTGATGGACTTCAGCGCTGACTCAGCTGACAATCCGAGCCACGCGTACATGATGGATGTGTGCAGCCCAGAGGACCAGGACCGGGGACTGAACATCCACGCGCTACTGGCAG GGCTTGGGGGTGGGTTCGGCTACGTTGTCGGTGGCATCAACTGGGATCAGACTCATTTCGGGAAGTCGATGGGAGGTCAGCTGAGAGTGATCTACGTGTTCACAAGCATCACGCTGGTGATCACCACAACCATGACTCTGATGAGTATACCTGAACGACCCCTACCAAAGAGCCAGTCAAACAAGAACTGCAGCAAAAACCTTCTAAAAAGTCCCAGccttccccttcctccctcgCCCCCGGTGGCCCAGGGCTCGGCCGCTGGACCCGATGCAGCAGACGAGGATTACAACTACAGTTTCTCTGCAAAGTCTCAAGGGTGTAATTCGGACCTTCTGGCACACTCCTGCAGTGCTAATGCACGCCTCTGTGCCGGCCTTACGAGCCCCATATCGCCTCTGAGCCCCCTCACTCCCAAATATGGCAGCTTTATTAGCAGGGACAGCTCGCTCACTGGCATCAATGAGTTCGCCTCCTCATTAGGGACCTCCTACATAGACAGTGTGCTGATAAACTGCTACATAGGGGGGCAGACGCCACAGGCATTAGCCTCACAGGCCAACACAGTTCCCCTGCCTCCAGCAGACTCCCTTTTCCTGGACGAGTCCACCGGGGGAAGTTCAAGCCATCATTTCGAACAGACTCAGGGTGAGGTGGCGTGTCGTCCTGCTGGAGAATCTCAGGATGTTGAAGCACCACAGCCCCAGCAGAGTGACACTCAGTCTCATGGAGCACCTAGGGCCACTGCTGGGGCTCAGCCTGGTACTGGGTCGCACCAGGGTTCTTCCGCTGGGATCCTGAAGCGACCCCAAAGTCTTGCACTCATGGAAGAGCCTGTGTCGGCCCAGGTGGTTGGGCTGGAGAatggaaggaggagaacagtgaccTTCAGTCAGCAG GTCGCAAATATCTTGCTGAATGGGGTGCGCTATGAGAGCGATCTGAGCGAGAATGTGGAGACTGTAGAATCCCAAATGTCGATGAAGCTGCTGTGTATAGCCATCTACAAGATGCCCCCCTCCCTGCGGAGTTTATGCACTAATCATTTTTTGG GATGGTTATCCTTTGAAGGAATGCTGCTTTTCTACACGGATTTCATGGGGGAGGTCGTGTACGAAGGAGACCCAAAGGCGCCCCACGACTCAGAGGCTTACCAACGATACAACGCCGGCGTCAGCATGGGATGCTGGGGCATGTGCATCTATGCATTCAGTGCTGCTTTCTACTCAG cCATACTAGAGAAACTGGAGGAGCGTTTCTCTCTCCGCACGCTCTATTTCTTTGCTTACCTTGCGTTTGGCTTAGGCACGGGCCTGACCACGCTCTCCACCAACATCTATGTGGTTCTGTCTCTGTGCGTCACCTACGGGgtgcttttctcctctctaTGCACTCTGCCTTACTCTCTGCTGTGTGAATACTACCAGAGCCCACAG TTTTGTGGCTCCTCGGAGGAAGGGACCAGACGAGGGATGGGGGTGGACATCTCCCTGCTCAGCTGCCAGTACTTCCTGGCTCAGATCCTGGTCTCCGTGGCGATGGGTCCTCTGACGTCACTGGTGGGTGGGGCCCAGGGAGTGATGTACTTCTCCAGCCTGATGTCATTCGTGGGCTGCCTGTACTCGTCTCTCTGTGTGGTGTACCAGCTGCCCCCCGCTGAGG GAAGAGACGTTGAAACTGGGGTGTGA
- the slc45a1 gene encoding proton-associated sugar transporter A isoform X1, with product MSSPGMGTPSDPLLSSPGRRTSSAQEGLWRSSLPKTASFPTSTTRHISHRANNFQRQPKRQKLIRPSPPPPPNTPCPLDQLDFSELPPRRTFQELLFNGCILFGIEFSYAMETAYVTPVLLQMGLPDQFYSLVWFISPILGFLVQPLIGAWSDRCTSRFGRRRPFIFVLALGALLGLSLVLNGRDIGGVLADTASNHKWGIVLTVCGVVLMDFSADSADNPSHAYMMDVCSPEDQDRGLNIHALLAGLGGGFGYVVGGINWDQTHFGKSMGGQLRVIYVFTSITLVITTTMTLMSIPERPLPKSQSNKNCSKNLLKSPSLPLPPSPPVAQGSAAGPDAADEDYNYSFSAKSQGCNSDLLAHSCSANARLCAGLTSPISPLSPLTPKYGSFISRDSSLTGINEFASSLGTSYIDSVLINCYIGGQTPQALASQANTVPLPPADSLFLDESTGGSSSHHFEQTQGEVACRPAGESQDVEAPQPQQSDTQSHGAPRATAGAQPGTGSHQGSSAGILKRPQSLALMEEPVSAQVVGLENGRRRTVTFSQQVANILLNGVRYESDLSENVETVESQMSMKLLCIAIYKMPPSLRSLCTNHFLGWLSFEGMLLFYTDFMGEVVYEGDPKAPHDSEAYQRYNAGVSMGCWGMCIYAFSAAFYSAILEKLEERFSLRTLYFFAYLAFGLGTGLTTLSTNIYVVLSLCVTYGVLFSSLCTLPYSLLCEYYQSPQFCGSSEEGTRRGMGVDISLLSCQYFLAQILVSVAMGPLTSLVGGAQGVMYFSSLMSFVGCLYSSLCVVYQLPPAEGEHPESETQPLLVHI from the exons ATGTCATCTCCAGGAATGGGCACCCCCAGTGACCCCCTTTTGTCTAGTCCTGGAAGGAGGACATCCTCAGCACAGGAGGGTCTGTGGAGGAGCTCGCTCCCCAAAACTGCCAGCTTTCCGACTTCCACCACCCGGCACATCAGTCACCGTGCCAACAACTTCCAAAGGCAGCCTAAGCGTCAGAAGTTGATACGACCTTCGCCGCCgccaccccccaacacaccaTGCCCCCTGGACCAGCTCGACTTCAGTGAGCTCCCCCCGAGGCGGACTTTTCAAGAGCTGCTCTTCAATGGCTGCATCTTGTTTGGTATTGAATTCAGCTatgccatggaaacagcatATGTGACCCCCGTGCTTCTACAGATGGGTCTGCCCGACCAGTTCTACAGCTTGGTCTGGTTCATCAGTCCCATCCTGG GATTCCTGGTTCAGCCGCTCATCGGAGCATGGAGTGATCGCTGCACATCCCGGTTCGGACGAAGGCGACCTTTTATTTTCGTTTTGGCTTTAG GGGCTTTGCTCGGTCTGTCTTTGGTGCTGAATGGACGAGACATCGGGGGTGTTCTGGCTGACACGGCATCAAATCACAAGTGGGGGATTGTCCTGACTGTGTGCGGGGTGGTTCTGATGGACTTCAGCGCTGACTCAGCTGACAATCCGAGCCACGCGTACATGATGGATGTGTGCAGCCCAGAGGACCAGGACCGGGGACTGAACATCCACGCGCTACTGGCAG GGCTTGGGGGTGGGTTCGGCTACGTTGTCGGTGGCATCAACTGGGATCAGACTCATTTCGGGAAGTCGATGGGAGGTCAGCTGAGAGTGATCTACGTGTTCACAAGCATCACGCTGGTGATCACCACAACCATGACTCTGATGAGTATACCTGAACGACCCCTACCAAAGAGCCAGTCAAACAAGAACTGCAGCAAAAACCTTCTAAAAAGTCCCAGccttccccttcctccctcgCCCCCGGTGGCCCAGGGCTCGGCCGCTGGACCCGATGCAGCAGACGAGGATTACAACTACAGTTTCTCTGCAAAGTCTCAAGGGTGTAATTCGGACCTTCTGGCACACTCCTGCAGTGCTAATGCACGCCTCTGTGCCGGCCTTACGAGCCCCATATCGCCTCTGAGCCCCCTCACTCCCAAATATGGCAGCTTTATTAGCAGGGACAGCTCGCTCACTGGCATCAATGAGTTCGCCTCCTCATTAGGGACCTCCTACATAGACAGTGTGCTGATAAACTGCTACATAGGGGGGCAGACGCCACAGGCATTAGCCTCACAGGCCAACACAGTTCCCCTGCCTCCAGCAGACTCCCTTTTCCTGGACGAGTCCACCGGGGGAAGTTCAAGCCATCATTTCGAACAGACTCAGGGTGAGGTGGCGTGTCGTCCTGCTGGAGAATCTCAGGATGTTGAAGCACCACAGCCCCAGCAGAGTGACACTCAGTCTCATGGAGCACCTAGGGCCACTGCTGGGGCTCAGCCTGGTACTGGGTCGCACCAGGGTTCTTCCGCTGGGATCCTGAAGCGACCCCAAAGTCTTGCACTCATGGAAGAGCCTGTGTCGGCCCAGGTGGTTGGGCTGGAGAatggaaggaggagaacagtgaccTTCAGTCAGCAG GTCGCAAATATCTTGCTGAATGGGGTGCGCTATGAGAGCGATCTGAGCGAGAATGTGGAGACTGTAGAATCCCAAATGTCGATGAAGCTGCTGTGTATAGCCATCTACAAGATGCCCCCCTCCCTGCGGAGTTTATGCACTAATCATTTTTTGG GATGGTTATCCTTTGAAGGAATGCTGCTTTTCTACACGGATTTCATGGGGGAGGTCGTGTACGAAGGAGACCCAAAGGCGCCCCACGACTCAGAGGCTTACCAACGATACAACGCCGGCGTCAGCATGGGATGCTGGGGCATGTGCATCTATGCATTCAGTGCTGCTTTCTACTCAG cCATACTAGAGAAACTGGAGGAGCGTTTCTCTCTCCGCACGCTCTATTTCTTTGCTTACCTTGCGTTTGGCTTAGGCACGGGCCTGACCACGCTCTCCACCAACATCTATGTGGTTCTGTCTCTGTGCGTCACCTACGGGgtgcttttctcctctctaTGCACTCTGCCTTACTCTCTGCTGTGTGAATACTACCAGAGCCCACAG TTTTGTGGCTCCTCGGAGGAAGGGACCAGACGAGGGATGGGGGTGGACATCTCCCTGCTCAGCTGCCAGTACTTCCTGGCTCAGATCCTGGTCTCCGTGGCGATGGGTCCTCTGACGTCACTGGTGGGTGGGGCCCAGGGAGTGATGTACTTCTCCAGCCTGATGTCATTCGTGGGCTGCCTGTACTCGTCTCTCTGTGTGGTGTACCAGCTGCCCCCCGCTGAGGGTGAGCACCCTGAAAGCGAGACCCAGCCACTATTGGtgcacatttag
- the slc45a1 gene encoding proton-associated sugar transporter A isoform X3 translates to MSSPGMGTPSDPLLSSPGRRTSSAQEGLWRSSLPKTASFPTSTTRHISHRANNFQRQPKRQKLIRPSPPPPPNTPCPLDQLDFSELPPRRTFQELLFNGCILFGIEFSYAMETAYVTPVLLQMGLPDQFYSLVWFISPILGFLVQPLIGAWSDRCTSRFGRRRPFIFVLALGALLGLSLVLNGRDIGGVLADTASNHKWGIVLTVCGVVLMDFSADSADNPSHAYMMDVCSPEDQDRGLNIHALLAGLGGGFGYVVGGINWDQTHFGKSMGGQLRVIYVFTSITLVITTTMTLMSIPERPLPKSQSNKNCSKNLLKSPSLPLPPSPPVAQGSAAGPDAADEDYNYSFSAKSQGCNSDLLAHSCSANARLCAGLTSPISPLSPLTPKYGSFISRDSSLTGINEFASSLGTSYIDSVLINCYIGGQTPQALASQANTVPLPPADSLFLDESTGGSSSHHFEQTQGEVACRPAGESQDVEAPQPQQSDTQSHGAPRATAGAQPGTGSHQGSSAGILKRPQSLALMEEPVSAQVVGLENGRRRTVTFSQQVANILLNGVRYESDLSENVETVESQMSMKLLCIAIYKMPPSLRSLCTNHFLGWLSFEGMLLFYTDFMGEVVYEGDPKAPHDSEAYQRYNAGVSMGCWGMCIYAFSAAFYSVLWLLGGRDQTRDGGGHLPAQLPVLPGSDPGLRGDGSSDVTGGWGPGSDVLLQPDVIRGLPVLVSLCGVPAAPR, encoded by the exons ATGTCATCTCCAGGAATGGGCACCCCCAGTGACCCCCTTTTGTCTAGTCCTGGAAGGAGGACATCCTCAGCACAGGAGGGTCTGTGGAGGAGCTCGCTCCCCAAAACTGCCAGCTTTCCGACTTCCACCACCCGGCACATCAGTCACCGTGCCAACAACTTCCAAAGGCAGCCTAAGCGTCAGAAGTTGATACGACCTTCGCCGCCgccaccccccaacacaccaTGCCCCCTGGACCAGCTCGACTTCAGTGAGCTCCCCCCGAGGCGGACTTTTCAAGAGCTGCTCTTCAATGGCTGCATCTTGTTTGGTATTGAATTCAGCTatgccatggaaacagcatATGTGACCCCCGTGCTTCTACAGATGGGTCTGCCCGACCAGTTCTACAGCTTGGTCTGGTTCATCAGTCCCATCCTGG GATTCCTGGTTCAGCCGCTCATCGGAGCATGGAGTGATCGCTGCACATCCCGGTTCGGACGAAGGCGACCTTTTATTTTCGTTTTGGCTTTAG GGGCTTTGCTCGGTCTGTCTTTGGTGCTGAATGGACGAGACATCGGGGGTGTTCTGGCTGACACGGCATCAAATCACAAGTGGGGGATTGTCCTGACTGTGTGCGGGGTGGTTCTGATGGACTTCAGCGCTGACTCAGCTGACAATCCGAGCCACGCGTACATGATGGATGTGTGCAGCCCAGAGGACCAGGACCGGGGACTGAACATCCACGCGCTACTGGCAG GGCTTGGGGGTGGGTTCGGCTACGTTGTCGGTGGCATCAACTGGGATCAGACTCATTTCGGGAAGTCGATGGGAGGTCAGCTGAGAGTGATCTACGTGTTCACAAGCATCACGCTGGTGATCACCACAACCATGACTCTGATGAGTATACCTGAACGACCCCTACCAAAGAGCCAGTCAAACAAGAACTGCAGCAAAAACCTTCTAAAAAGTCCCAGccttccccttcctccctcgCCCCCGGTGGCCCAGGGCTCGGCCGCTGGACCCGATGCAGCAGACGAGGATTACAACTACAGTTTCTCTGCAAAGTCTCAAGGGTGTAATTCGGACCTTCTGGCACACTCCTGCAGTGCTAATGCACGCCTCTGTGCCGGCCTTACGAGCCCCATATCGCCTCTGAGCCCCCTCACTCCCAAATATGGCAGCTTTATTAGCAGGGACAGCTCGCTCACTGGCATCAATGAGTTCGCCTCCTCATTAGGGACCTCCTACATAGACAGTGTGCTGATAAACTGCTACATAGGGGGGCAGACGCCACAGGCATTAGCCTCACAGGCCAACACAGTTCCCCTGCCTCCAGCAGACTCCCTTTTCCTGGACGAGTCCACCGGGGGAAGTTCAAGCCATCATTTCGAACAGACTCAGGGTGAGGTGGCGTGTCGTCCTGCTGGAGAATCTCAGGATGTTGAAGCACCACAGCCCCAGCAGAGTGACACTCAGTCTCATGGAGCACCTAGGGCCACTGCTGGGGCTCAGCCTGGTACTGGGTCGCACCAGGGTTCTTCCGCTGGGATCCTGAAGCGACCCCAAAGTCTTGCACTCATGGAAGAGCCTGTGTCGGCCCAGGTGGTTGGGCTGGAGAatggaaggaggagaacagtgaccTTCAGTCAGCAG GTCGCAAATATCTTGCTGAATGGGGTGCGCTATGAGAGCGATCTGAGCGAGAATGTGGAGACTGTAGAATCCCAAATGTCGATGAAGCTGCTGTGTATAGCCATCTACAAGATGCCCCCCTCCCTGCGGAGTTTATGCACTAATCATTTTTTGG GATGGTTATCCTTTGAAGGAATGCTGCTTTTCTACACGGATTTCATGGGGGAGGTCGTGTACGAAGGAGACCCAAAGGCGCCCCACGACTCAGAGGCTTACCAACGATACAACGCCGGCGTCAGCATGGGATGCTGGGGCATGTGCATCTATGCATTCAGTGCTGCTTTCTACTCAG TTTTGTGGCTCCTCGGAGGAAGGGACCAGACGAGGGATGGGGGTGGACATCTCCCTGCTCAGCTGCCAGTACTTCCTGGCTCAGATCCTGGTCTCCGTGGCGATGGGTCCTCTGACGTCACTGGTGGGTGGGGCCCAGGGAGTGATGTACTTCTCCAGCCTGATGTCATTCGTGGGCTGCCTGTACTCGTCTCTCTGTGTGGTGTACCAGCTGCCCCCCGCTGA
- the prxl2b gene encoding prostamide/prostaglandin F synthase codes for MANIDLAAVGKNSLKSETGETVELQSLWKDQPVVLFFLRRFGCQICRWIAAEISKLEPDLRASGVALVGIGPEEFGLKEFKDGGFFKGTIYVDEKKKTYKDLGFKRYTAISVVPAAMGKKVRDVAAKAKADGVEGNFSGDLLQSGGMLIVAKGGEKVLLHFIQDSPGDYLPLEDISNAVGISATAKAGQRPVCNDDVCTR; via the exons ATGGCGAATATCGACCTCGCAGCCGTTGGAAAGAATTCTCTAAAGAGTGAAACTGGAGAG acCGTGGAGCTCCAGTCTCTGTGGAAGGACCAGCCCGTGGTTCTCTTCTTCCTGCGTAGGTTTGGCTGTCAGATCTGCCGGTGGATAGCTGCAGAAATCAGCAAACTCGAACCGGACCTGAGAGCCAGCGGGGTCGCCCTGGTGGGCATCGGGCCTGAAGAGTTCGGGCTCAAAGAGTTCAAGGATGGAGGGTTTTTCAAAGGAA CCATTTATGTcgatgaaaaaaagaaaacctacaAAGATTTGGGCTTCAAAAG ATACACAGCTATAAGTGTTGTCCCTGCTGCCATGGGGAAGAAAGTACGTGATGTTGCTGCAAAG GCCAAAGCTGATGGCGTCGAGGGAAATTTCTCTGGTGACCTGTTGCAGAGTGGAGGCATGCTAATTGTGGCCAAAG GTGGGGAAAAGGTGCTCCTCCACTTCATCCAGGATTCCCCAGGAGACTACCTTCCTCTGGAAGATATTTCCAACGCTGTTGGGATCTCGGCCACAGCAAAAGCAGGACAAAGACCGGTG TGTAACGATGATGTTTGTACACGGtga